Below is a window of Thermomicrobiales bacterium DNA.
GCAGAAGGGCGCTGGCTCACGGGCGGATGTTCTGGTTGACGTGGAAGAGGTTCTGCGGATCCCAGATCCGCTTTTCTTCCACCAGCCGCGGATAGTTGTCCCGATAGGTCGCCCGGACCCGGTCCTGTCCTTCATCCATCAGGAAGTTGACGTAGGCCGCGCCGGTCGAATAGGGATGCAGGTCGGACCAGTAGTTGCGAACCCATTCGATGTTCGCGGGCATGTTGGCGGGAACGTTATCGATCCCGGCGATGATGTGGACGAACTGCGCGTCTCGTTGGGCATACGCCATGGCCGACGACGGCACGTCCTGGATGGCGCCATTCAATGGATAGAGATGCATGAGCGAGAAGTAGTTCGGGATGTACGGCCCGTAGATGGCATGCACGCCGATTGCCGAACCGCTCAATTCGGAGACGTAGTCGGCTTTCCAGTAGTGCTGCAACCCATAGGGCAGCAGCGCATCGAACATGCTGTTGATCGCGGGATAGGGCATCGGCCCCGCCAGATCGAGCGCCACCGGGCCAGCCTTCCGGATTGGCTTGAGAACGGCTTCTGCATCGGCGAGGTCTCCGGTCCAGCAGACCTGGATCATGCACGCCTTCGCGCCATGCAGCGCTTCCGGCACGAACGGCGCCGGCGGCGCTTCGTGGTAGCCGAAGAAGAGCCCGAGCTCCCGCGGGGCGGTTTTCACGAAATCACGATAGAACGCCAGAATGTCGGCACTCACCGAGGCCGGATAGAAGATCGGCCCGCCATAGACAGTGTCGACGGGATGGAGCCGGAATTCGAACGATGTCACGACCCCGAAGTTGCCGCCACCGCCCCGGATTGCCCAGAAGAGATCGGGGTTTTCTCGCTCGCTCGCGGTGACCAACTCGCCACTGGCGGTGACGATGTCGGCAGAGAGCAGGTTGTCGATCGTCAGCCCATGCTTGCGGGAGAGATAGCCAAACCCGCCGCCCAGGGTGAGCCCGGCCACACCGGTGGTGGAGATGACCCCGCTCGGGGTCGCCATGCCGATCGCATGCGTTGCCGCATCGACCTGGCCCCAGTGGGCGCCTCCGCCAACCCGCACGGTTTGCGCGGTGGCGTCGACCTCGACGCTGTCGATACGCCGCATGTCGATCACAAGACCGCCATCGACACTCCCCAGACCAGCCACATTGTGACCAGCCGCCCGGATCGCCAGCTCCAGATCGTTTTCGCGCGCATAGTTCACTGCCGCGATGACATCGGAAGCGTTCGCTGCCTGCACGATGAGGGCAGGGCGGCAATCGTGCATGGCGTTGTAGAGCTGGCGCGCCTCGTCGTACCCGGCGCTCGACGGGTCGAGAAGGGTTCCCTGTAGACGGCTTTCCAATGTTTCGGCGCGATGTAGTGTGACAGTCAACCTATTGCTCCTTCTGCATAGAGATAAAAACTCTGCGCCGCGCGTTGCGGCTGATTCATCCTATGCAGCCGGGCAAGACGGTCCAACAGCAGAACTGCGCAACTTTGGAAAGAGCCGGAGAACTGCGTAGAACTACGCAGGCGGCACGCCGCTCTGGAAGCTGGTGTGTGGGATTCGCGCTGCCGCCAGATTCTGTGCCGGCGCGCTATGCCAGACCGTGCTCGAGCGCGTACCGCGTGGCTGCCGAGCGGGTCGAAACCCCGAGCTTTCCATAGATGGAGCGCAAATGCTGGCTCGCCGTCCGCGGACTGATGAACAACGCTTCACCAATGGCGGCATCGGTCATTCCGAGCGCGGCGAGCTTGAGGACCTCCATCTCCCTTGGAGTCAGACCATTCGGGGAGGCGCCCTGGG
It encodes the following:
- a CDS encoding FAD-binding oxidoreductase, with amino-acid sequence MTVTLHRAETLESRLQGTLLDPSSAGYDEARQLYNAMHDCRPALIVQAANASDVIAAVNYARENDLELAIRAAGHNVAGLGSVDGGLVIDMRRIDSVEVDATAQTVRVGGGAHWGQVDAATHAIGMATPSGVISTTGVAGLTLGGGFGYLSRKHGLTIDNLLSADIVTASGELVTASERENPDLFWAIRGGGGNFGVVTSFEFRLHPVDTVYGGPIFYPASVSADILAFYRDFVKTAPRELGLFFGYHEAPPAPFVPEALHGAKACMIQVCWTGDLADAEAVLKPIRKAGPVALDLAGPMPYPAINSMFDALLPYGLQHYWKADYVSELSGSAIGVHAIYGPYIPNYFSLMHLYPLNGAIQDVPSSAMAYAQRDAQFVHIIAGIDNVPANMPANIEWVRNYWSDLHPYSTGAAYVNFLMDEGQDRVRATYRDNYPRLVEEKRIWDPQNLFHVNQNIRP